The following coding sequences lie in one Takifugu rubripes chromosome 8, fTakRub1.2, whole genome shotgun sequence genomic window:
- the kpnb3 gene encoding importin-5 — protein sequence MAEQQQFYLLLGNLMSPDNNVRKHSEETYDSIPGQNKITFLLQAIRDASAAEEVRQMAAVLLRRLLSSSFEEIYPGLTISLQAAIKTELVTIIQTENAPNIRKKVCDVAAELSRNLVDDDGNNQWPELLKFLFDAVNSSNVGLREAALHIFWNFPGIFGNQQQHYMEVIKRMLVQCMQDQANPQIRTLAARAAASFVLTNERNTTLLKQFSDLLPGILQAVNESCYQGDDSVLKSLVEIADTAPKYLRPNLEATLQLCLKLCADTNLANMQRQLALEVIITLSETAAAMLRKHTAIVAQCVPQMLAMMVDLEDDDEWAMADELEDDDFDSNAVAGESALDRIACGLGGKIILPMIKQHIMQMLQNTDWKYRHAGLMALSAIGEGCHQQMEAILQEIVSFVLLFCADTHPRVRYAACNAIGQMATDFAPTFQKKFHDKVISTLLETMKDQSNPRVQAHAAAALINFTEDCPKSLLVPYLDSLVHHLHIIMETKLQELIQKGTKLVLEQVVTSIASVADTAEEKFVPYYNLFMPSLKHIVENAVQKELRLLRGKTIECISLIGLAVGKEKFMPDASAVMQLLLKTQTDFNDLEDDDPQISYMISAWARMCKILGKEFQQYLPVVMGPLMKTASIKPEVALLDTQDMENISEEDGWEFVNLGDQQSFGIKTAGLEEKATACQMLVCYAKELKEGFVEYTEQVVKLMVPLLKFYFHDGVRVAAAESMPLLLECAQVRGPEYLTQMWHFMCDALIKSIGTEPDSDVLSEIMHSFAKCIELMGDGCLNNEHFEELGGILKGKLEEHFKNQQLRQAKREDEDYDEQVEEVLQDEDENDVYILTKVSDVLHSVFSSYKEKVLPWFEQLLPLIVQLICPNRPWADRQWGLCIFDDIVEHCSPSSFKYAEYFVQRMLQSLGDSSPEVRQAAAYGVGVMAQYGGENYRSFCTDAIPLLVGVIHAADARSKENVNATENCISAVGKVMRFQSECVNLNLVLPHWLSWLPLNEDKEEAVHTFDFLCDLIESNNPIVLGPENSNLPKIFLIIADGVANESIKSEDACSKRLANVIRQVQMSAGLWTQCVTTLNETQQKAIQDLLNTA from the exons GAGACCTATGACAGTATTCCAGGTCAGAACAAGATTACATTCTTGCTGCAAGCCATCAGAGATGcatcagctgcagaggag GTCAGACAAATGGCAGCAGTACTACTGCGCCGACTGTTATCGTCATCCTTCGAGGAAATCTACCCCGGCCTGACGATTTCATTACAAGCAGCCATAAAGACAGAGCTAGTGACCATCATCCAGACGGAAAACGCTCCAAACATTCGCAAGAAGGTCTGCGATGTTGCCGCTGAGCTTTCCCGCAACCTTGTTG ATGATGATGGTAATAACCAGTGGCCAGAGCTGCTTAAATTTCTTTTTGATGCTGTGAATTCTTCCAATGTCGGCCTGCGTGAAGCTGCTCTGCATATATTCTG GAACTTCCCAGGAATCTTtggcaaccagcagcagcactacaTGGAAGTCATCAAACGTATGCTTGTTCAGTGCATGCAGGACCAGGCCAACCCACAG ATACGTACCCTGGCCGCTCGAGCAGCAGCGTCCTTTGTTCTTACAAATGAAAGGAACACAACCCTGTTGAAGCAATTCTCTGACCTGCTTCCTGGGATCCTGCAG GCAGTGAATGAGTCCTGCTATCAGGGAGATGACTCCGTGCTCAAGTCCTTAGTGGAGATCGCTGACACGGCACCCAAGTACCTCAGGCCCAACCTGGAGGCTACACTGCAGCTTTGTCTGAAG CTATGTGCTGACACCAACCTGGCAAACATGCAGAGGCAGTTGGCTCTGGAGGTCATCATCACTCTATCGGAGACTGCTGCCGCCATGCTGAGGAAGCACACAGCAATTGTGGCCCAGTGTG TGCCCCAGATGCTGGCCATGATGGTCGACcttgaagatgatgatgaatggGCCATGGCTGATGAGCTGGAGGATGATGATTTTGACAG TAATGCGGTTGCTGGGGAGAGTGCGCTGGACAGAATTGCCTGTGGCCTGGGAGGAAAAATCATCTTACCCATGATTAAACAGCACATCATGCAGATGCTGCAGAACA CGGACTGGAAGTACCGCCATGCTGGGCTGATGGCACTGTCAGCCATTGGTGAGGGCTGCCACCAACAGATGGAGGCCATCCTCCAGGAGATTGTCAGctttgttctcctcttctgtGCTGATACT CACCCAAGGGtccgttatgctgcctgcaatgCCATTGGGCAAATGGCCACAGACTTTGCCCCAACCTTCCAGAAAAAATTTCATGATAAG GTGATTTCCACTCTGCTTGAAACAATGAAAGACCAGAGTAACCCACGGGTGCAGGcgcatgcagctgctgctctcatcAACTTCACAGAGGACTGTCCCAAATCTCTGCTGGTCCCATATTTGGACAGCTTGGTGCATCATCTTCACATCATCATGGAAACCAAGCTACAGGAG TTGATCCAGAAGGGCACCAAACTTGTCCTGGAGCAGGTGGTGACATCCATTGCCTCAGTGGCGGACACGGCAGAGGAGAAGTTTGTGCCATACTACAACCTGTTCATGCCATCACTGAAACACATAGTGGAGAACGCTGTGCAGAAGGAGCTTCGGCTGCTGCGTGGCAAGACCATAGAGTGCATTAGTCTGATTGGCCTGGCTGTAGGCAAGGAAAAG TTCATGCCTGATGCCTCGGCAGTTatgcagctcctcctgaaaaCTCAAACCGACTTCAATGACCTGGAAGACGATGATCCTCAA ATCTCATACATGATCTCAGCTTGGGCCAGAATGTGCAAGATCTTGGGCAAAGAGTTTCAGCAATACCTGCCCGTAGTGATGGGCCCCCTGATGAAGACGGCCTCCATTAAACCAGAGGTGGCACTGCTGGACA CCCAGGACATGGAGAACATTTCAGAGGAGGATGGCTGGGAATTTGTCAACCTGGGAGACCAACAGAGTTTTGGCATTAAGACGGctgggctggaggagaaggCCACTGCCTGTCAAATGCTG GTGTGTTATGCCAAAGAGCTGAAGGAGGGTTTTGTGGAGTATACGGAGCAGGTGGTGAAGCTGATGGTTCCTCTTCTAAAGTTTTACTTCCATGATG GCGTGCGTGTCGCGGCAGCCGAGTCGATGCCCCTCCTGCTGGAATGTGCACAGGTCCGAGGCCCAGAGTACCTAACCCAAATGTGGCACTTCATGTGCGACGCTCTCATAAAGTCAATTGGAACGGAGCCTGATTCGGACGTCCTGTCTGAAATCATGCACTCCTTTGCTAAG TGCATAGAGTTGATGGGAGATGGCTGCTTGAACAACGAACACTTTGAAGAACTGGGCGggattttaaaaggaaaactggAAGAGCATTTTAAAAACCAGCAGCTCAGACAGG CCAAGAGAGAGGATGAAGACTATGATGAGCAGGTTGAAGAAGTACTACAAGATGAG GATGAGAATGATGTGTACATTCTCACCAAGGTGTCAGATGTTCTACACTCGGTGTTCAGTAGCTACAAAGAGAAGGTGCTGCCTTGGTTTGAGCAGCTGTTGCCACTAATTGTCCAGCTGATA TGCCCCAACAGGCCTTGGGCTGACAGACAATGGGGTCTGTGTATCTTCGATGACATAGTTGAGCACTGCAGCCCTTCCTCGTTCAAGTATGCCGAGTACTTTGTACAGAGGATGTTGCAATCACTGGGCGATTCGAGCCCTGAGGTTCGGCAGGCCGCTGCCTATGGCGTTGGTGTGATGGCTCAGTACGGAGGAGAAAACTACCGCTCATTCTGTACAG ATGCTATCCCTTTGCTTGTTGGAGTCATTCATGCAGCTGATGCCCGCTCCAAGGAGAATGTCAACGCCACAGAGAACTGCATTTCTGCTGTTGGAAAGGTCATGAGGTTCCAATCAGAGTGTGTAAACCTCAACCTAGTCCTTCCCCACTGGCTCAGCTGGTTGCCACTCAATGAGGACAAAGAAGAAGCAGTTCACACATTTGACTTTCTGTGTGACCTAATTGAAAG CAACAATCCAATTGTCCTTGGACCAGAGAACTCCAATCTGCCTAAAATCTTCCTCATCATCGCAGATGGAGTGGCCAATGAATCAATTAAAAGTGAAGATGCGTGCAGCAAACGGTTGGCCAACGTCATTCGCCAAGTGCAG ATGTCAGCAGGTTTGTGGACGCAGTGTGTGACGACCCTCAATGAGACCCAGCAGAAAGCCATACAGGACCTCCTCAACACTGCCTGA